Proteins co-encoded in one Polynucleobacter sp. MWH-UH19D genomic window:
- the aceF gene encoding dihydrolipoyllysine-residue acetyltransferase has translation MSQIIEIKVPDIGDYKDVPVIEVLVKAGDKIDKEQSIVVLESDKATMDVPSSHAGVVKEVKVKVGDTLSEGSVVITLEEGAAATAPAVSAVSAPAAPATSAAPVNSGGAPIEVKVPDIGDYKDVPVIEVLVKAGDKVEKEQSIVVLESDKATMDVPSSHAGVVKEVKVKVGDNLSEGSVVVILDGVSSGASAPAVASLAVSAAPATKAVEPPIARAPAPPPISNAPPAADAAVSHASPSVRKFARELGVTIGQVKGSGPKGRITQEDVQAFVKAAMSGGGAGSSSAVASGGSLGGLNLIPWPKVDFTKFGEIERQPLNRIKKLTAANLGRNWVMIPAVTYHEDADITDLEAFRVLTNKENEKKGVKITMLGFLMKAAVAALKKYPEFNSSLDGDDLILKKYFNIGFAADTPTGLVVPVIKDADKKGIFELAKETSELAALAREGKLKPDQMQGASFTISSLGGIGGTYFSPIVNAPEVAILGVSKAAMKPVWDGKQFVPRLICPLSLSADHRVIDGALATRFNVYIAQLLADFRRASL, from the coding sequence ATGAGTCAAATAATCGAAATCAAAGTACCGGATATTGGTGACTATAAAGATGTGCCTGTCATCGAAGTTCTCGTAAAAGCGGGCGACAAGATTGATAAAGAACAATCAATTGTTGTTCTGGAATCCGATAAAGCGACTATGGATGTGCCTTCTTCACATGCGGGTGTTGTGAAGGAAGTCAAAGTCAAAGTGGGCGACACCCTATCAGAAGGTTCTGTCGTGATTACTTTGGAAGAGGGCGCCGCAGCAACCGCTCCTGCTGTAAGTGCAGTTAGTGCGCCTGCAGCTCCAGCCACTTCAGCTGCTCCAGTCAATTCAGGTGGTGCACCGATCGAAGTAAAAGTGCCAGATATTGGTGATTACAAAGATGTTCCTGTGATTGAAGTCTTAGTAAAAGCGGGCGACAAAGTAGAAAAAGAGCAATCGATTGTTGTTCTAGAGTCTGACAAAGCGACGATGGATGTGCCATCGTCTCATGCAGGTGTTGTGAAAGAGGTGAAGGTTAAGGTTGGTGATAATCTGTCTGAGGGCTCAGTGGTAGTTATTTTGGATGGTGTATCAAGCGGAGCCTCTGCTCCTGCTGTAGCAAGCCTAGCCGTATCTGCAGCTCCAGCAACTAAAGCGGTTGAGCCTCCGATTGCAAGAGCGCCAGCGCCTCCACCAATCAGTAATGCTCCTCCTGCAGCAGATGCTGCTGTTAGTCATGCAAGCCCTTCAGTTAGAAAGTTTGCTCGCGAACTTGGTGTCACGATTGGACAGGTCAAGGGATCTGGTCCTAAAGGTCGCATCACTCAAGAAGATGTACAAGCCTTTGTGAAGGCGGCAATGAGTGGTGGTGGCGCCGGCTCTTCATCTGCGGTGGCAAGTGGCGGTAGCTTGGGCGGTCTGAATTTGATTCCATGGCCTAAGGTGGATTTCACGAAGTTTGGTGAAATTGAACGTCAACCATTGAATCGCATTAAGAAACTTACTGCCGCAAATTTAGGCCGTAATTGGGTAATGATTCCTGCGGTAACGTATCACGAGGATGCTGACATTACTGATCTTGAAGCATTCCGCGTGCTGACCAACAAAGAGAATGAGAAAAAAGGCGTCAAGATTACGATGCTTGGATTCCTGATGAAAGCTGCTGTGGCAGCCTTGAAGAAGTATCCAGAATTTAATAGCTCCTTAGATGGTGATGATTTAATTCTGAAGAAATACTTCAATATTGGATTTGCTGCTGATACGCCAACTGGTCTCGTTGTTCCAGTCATTAAAGATGCGGATAAGAAAGGTATCTTTGAGTTGGCAAAAGAGACTTCTGAGTTAGCTGCATTGGCGCGTGAAGGAAAGTTAAAGCCAGATCAGATGCAAGGCGCCAGCTTTACGATCTCGTCTTTAGGTGGTATCGGCGGAACTTATTTCTCACCCATCGTGAACGCGCCTGAAGTAGCTATTTTAGGTGTTAGTAAAGCTGCCATGAAGCCTGTTTGGGATGGCAAACAATTTGTACCTCGCTTGATTTGCCCGCTATCTCTCTCTGCGGATCATCGCGTGATTGATGGCGCTCTTGCAACTCGATTTAATGTGTATATCGCTCAACTCTTAGCCGACTTCCGTCGTGCTTCGCTATAA
- a CDS encoding PAS domain S-box protein has protein sequence MKSSALISLFVKPFLWLRKIRGLKLVYTPLLAIVLFTMVMSVILGTLHLQEKNQQESALFRELSFAKQRIQLRFANNTETLNSINREIAASAEDAKLRQLVRDQADDLIMNNHEIVKIIWLDAESKPIWSVPVKNNKSDFISRTQDDKTANENLASTIELSKATSRAAFSAFITLSSPTEEPIAKERRTVFWQVVPNIIGGQTVGFLAALYTAQGVLEIIPGELKAYYRFTLMTDNERVLAISSDRNTPKRAFSNQTSLDIGVLSPNMVLRIDTYPPPTNLTFRMLIGVVIGLSAFVIWSLWSVLKQMQVRQEAEANLRTETSFRSAMENSTPVGIRAHDMEKRITYVNRAFCEMTGWDAKELIGLEPPFPFWPDSRRDELVDKMNRALHSDINSGLKKGIEGAILRKDGSLIQTRTFIAPLINERGKQTGWVTSLIDISEPKKIREELAASQERFTTVLEGLDAAVSVVSLETDELLFANRFYRENFGNDSKGHFQLAHQENRIDTLHNIAQDLQDYIRDGIPTSYLYQESESEDVQLSDGSNKWYEVRRRFIPWVDGHLAQLLIATDITLRKEAEDLARQQEERMQFTSRLTTMGEMASSLAHELNQPLSAISNYCMGVAKRLEGSLDPTINKEILPALEKASEQAHRAGTIIQRIRGFVKRSEPQRKFIAINEIINDAVGLVEIEAHRHRLTINSSIAEDLPEVNVDPVLILQVLVNLLKNGLDSSREAYPLSSRWSAPPVSISADLDTSIFPAMLRIQVKDGGAGIPESVSQRMFEPFFSTKSDGMGMGLNICRSIIESHHGRLWAVNSMDAEHTKLVGCTFTILLPLESPDTSGNV, from the coding sequence ATGAAATCATCGGCATTAATTAGCTTATTTGTTAAGCCCTTTTTATGGCTCCGAAAAATACGGGGTCTAAAGCTGGTTTACACCCCTTTACTGGCTATTGTGCTGTTCACCATGGTGATGAGCGTCATCTTAGGAACGTTACATCTTCAAGAAAAAAATCAACAAGAATCCGCTCTATTTCGAGAACTTTCTTTTGCAAAACAGCGTATTCAATTGCGCTTTGCAAACAACACAGAAACGCTCAACTCGATTAATCGAGAAATTGCTGCCAGCGCTGAGGATGCGAAATTAAGACAGTTAGTTCGTGATCAAGCTGACGATTTGATTATGAATAATCATGAAATCGTCAAAATTATTTGGCTAGATGCTGAAAGCAAACCCATTTGGTCGGTACCAGTTAAGAACAATAAATCTGATTTCATTAGCAGAACCCAGGATGACAAGACTGCCAATGAGAATCTGGCAAGCACAATTGAATTAAGCAAAGCAACCAGCAGAGCCGCATTTAGCGCATTCATAACCTTGAGCTCGCCAACTGAAGAGCCCATAGCTAAAGAAAGGCGGACAGTGTTTTGGCAAGTCGTACCTAATATTATTGGTGGCCAGACGGTTGGCTTTTTAGCTGCCCTCTATACGGCTCAAGGCGTACTTGAAATCATTCCAGGAGAGCTGAAAGCCTACTATCGCTTCACCTTAATGACCGACAACGAGAGAGTGCTTGCTATCTCCTCTGATCGCAATACTCCAAAACGCGCGTTTAGTAATCAAACCAGTTTAGATATAGGGGTGCTCAGCCCCAATATGGTGTTGCGTATTGACACCTACCCCCCTCCCACCAATCTAACATTTCGGATGCTGATTGGTGTAGTGATTGGTCTTTCTGCATTCGTGATCTGGAGCCTCTGGTCTGTATTGAAACAAATGCAAGTGAGGCAAGAAGCGGAAGCAAATCTACGCACCGAAACCAGTTTTCGTAGTGCCATGGAAAACTCTACGCCTGTAGGTATTCGTGCACACGATATGGAAAAGCGCATCACCTACGTCAATCGTGCTTTTTGTGAAATGACTGGATGGGACGCCAAAGAACTCATTGGGCTTGAGCCCCCATTCCCCTTCTGGCCTGATAGCCGCAGGGACGAACTGGTCGATAAAATGAATCGAGCACTTCATTCTGATATCAACAGCGGTTTAAAGAAAGGCATTGAAGGCGCCATTCTCAGAAAAGATGGCTCTTTAATTCAAACGAGAACTTTTATTGCCCCACTCATTAACGAGCGCGGTAAACAAACAGGTTGGGTCACCTCATTGATTGACATCTCTGAGCCTAAAAAGATTCGAGAAGAGCTGGCAGCTTCGCAAGAGCGCTTTACAACCGTTTTAGAAGGTTTAGATGCTGCGGTTTCTGTTGTCTCATTAGAAACAGATGAACTTCTCTTTGCGAATCGCTTCTACCGCGAGAACTTTGGTAACGACTCTAAAGGTCACTTCCAACTAGCGCATCAAGAGAACCGCATTGATACTTTGCACAATATTGCGCAAGATCTACAAGATTACATACGTGATGGCATCCCTACTTCATACCTCTATCAAGAGTCTGAGTCTGAAGATGTTCAACTAAGTGATGGCAGCAATAAATGGTATGAAGTGCGCCGTCGCTTTATACCCTGGGTTGATGGACATCTTGCACAACTTCTCATTGCAACAGACATTACTTTGCGTAAAGAAGCTGAGGATCTGGCACGACAGCAAGAAGAGCGCATGCAATTTACCAGTCGTTTAACCACCATGGGTGAAATGGCTTCTTCACTAGCGCACGAACTCAATCAACCTTTATCCGCAATCTCGAACTATTGCATGGGCGTCGCCAAGAGATTGGAGGGCAGTCTTGATCCAACCATCAATAAAGAGATTTTGCCCGCGCTAGAAAAAGCATCTGAGCAAGCACATCGCGCTGGCACGATCATTCAGCGAATTCGGGGATTTGTAAAGCGCAGTGAACCGCAACGCAAATTTATTGCTATCAACGAAATCATTAATGATGCCGTGGGACTAGTTGAAATTGAGGCACACCGTCATCGCTTGACGATCAACTCAAGCATCGCCGAAGATCTTCCCGAGGTCAACGTCGACCCCGTTCTGATCTTGCAAGTTCTGGTCAATCTTCTAAAAAATGGCTTAGATAGCTCCAGAGAGGCTTATCCCCTTTCTTCTCGTTGGTCGGCCCCACCAGTCTCGATTAGCGCTGATTTGGATACCAGTATTTTTCCAGCCATGCTGCGCATTCAGGTCAAGGACGGGGGCGCCGGAATTCCCGAATCGGTCTCACAACGCATGTTTGAGCCCTTTTTTAGTACAAAATCTGATGGAATGGGCATGGGGCTCAATATTTGCCGTTCAATTATCGAGTCCCACCATGGTCGACTATGGGCCGTTAATTCCATGGATGCCGAACATACCAAGCTTGTCGGCTGCACCTTTACAATATTGCTACCCCTAGAATCCCCCGATACTAGTGGAAATGTATAA
- a CDS encoding response regulator transcription factor: MNLSANTKPNQAEVVYVVDDDEAVRDSLTWLLESNGYVVRCHASAERFLQSLQSTDKSTISCAILDVRMPGMSGLELQERLISENLPMPVAFITGHGDVSMAVSTMKRGAVDFIEKPFKENDLCGLVDRMLAKARVDYSQASQRKITQSLLSKLTGRERQVLERIVAGRLNKQIADDLGISIKTVEAHRANIMEKLNVNTVADLLRLALSDPQPN, encoded by the coding sequence ATGAACTTAAGCGCCAACACTAAACCCAACCAGGCTGAAGTTGTCTATGTCGTCGATGATGATGAAGCCGTTCGTGATTCTCTAACATGGCTATTAGAGAGCAATGGTTATGTGGTTCGCTGCCATGCGAGTGCAGAACGTTTCTTGCAATCACTGCAAAGTACTGATAAGTCCACCATCTCTTGCGCCATTCTTGATGTGCGTATGCCTGGTATGTCTGGTCTTGAATTACAAGAGCGCTTAATTAGCGAAAATCTACCAATGCCTGTTGCATTCATTACTGGTCATGGCGATGTTTCCATGGCGGTATCGACAATGAAACGAGGTGCAGTTGATTTCATTGAAAAACCATTTAAAGAAAACGATCTGTGTGGACTTGTTGATCGCATGTTGGCAAAAGCACGCGTGGACTATTCACAAGCTAGCCAACGCAAAATTACTCAGAGCTTGCTCAGTAAACTGACTGGTCGTGAGCGTCAAGTGCTAGAACGTATTGTTGCTGGCCGTTTGAATAAACAGATTGCCGATGATCTTGGCATCTCTATCAAAACAGTTGAAGCCCACCGCGCCAACATTATGGAAAAGCTTAACGTCAACACCGTAGCTGATCTATTGCGTCTTGCGCTCTCTGACCCACAACCCAATTAA
- the aceE gene encoding pyruvate dehydrogenase (acetyl-transferring), homodimeric type — protein sequence MAAVPDQVLGKQNPQDADPVETQEWLQALDGVIHNEGPERAAYLIDQQISHARVNGVDQPFHAETPYINTIPVENQARLPGDQNVEHRIRSYTRWNAMAMVLRANKDTNVGGHISSFQSAATLYDVGYNHFWHAPSAEHGGDLIFVQGHSAPGVYARAYMLGRLSDDQLNNFRQEVGGKGISSYPHPWLMPDFWQFPTVSMGLGPIMAIYQARFMKYLRDRGFIQEQGRKVWAFLGDGETDEPESLGAIGMAGREKLDNLIFVINCNLQRLDGPVRGNGKIIQELESEFRGAGWNVIKVVWGGQWDALFARDKKGILMQRLGEIVDGQYQTMKAKNGAYVRETVFNTPELKALVSDWSDEEIWQLNRGGHDPHKVYAAFHAAVNHKDQPTVILAHTIKGYGMGGSGEAMNIAHQAKKMNDDDVRRFRDRFEIPVKDEDLPEMPLVKFAEGSPELEYMKARRQELGGYLPQRRAKAESLPVPALNAFAPLLEATTEGREISTTMAFVRMLNTIVRDQTIGKRVVPIVPDESRTFGMEGMFRQLGIWNQLGQLYTPEDHDQLMFYKEDKSGQILQEGINEAGGMCDWIAAATSYSTHGVPMLPFYIFYSMFGFQRIGDLAWAAGDMRSRGFLLGGTAGRTTLNGEGLQHEDGHSHLWSAAVPNCISYDPTFAFELAVVIQDGMRRMLEAQEDVYYYVTLMNENYAHPAMPKGVEGDIIKGMYKLKSVGDDKAKLRVQLLGSGTIFREVIEAAEILQRDWGIASDLWGCPSFTELGRDWNAAHRTNLLNPTVTPMLSHVEKCLRDTTGPIIAATDYVRMFAEQIRPAIQHMGRRYEVLGTDGFGRSDTREKLRDFFEVDRRWVVITALRSLVDSGQLDRQKLAEAIKKYGIDTNKPNPMTV from the coding sequence ATGGCTGCAGTTCCAGATCAAGTTTTAGGTAAACAAAATCCTCAGGATGCGGATCCTGTTGAGACTCAAGAATGGCTGCAGGCGCTCGATGGCGTAATTCATAACGAGGGACCAGAGCGTGCAGCTTATTTAATTGATCAGCAAATTTCTCACGCACGCGTCAATGGGGTAGATCAACCCTTTCATGCGGAAACTCCGTACATCAATACGATTCCAGTGGAGAATCAAGCTCGTTTGCCTGGCGATCAAAATGTAGAACATCGCATCCGTTCATATACGCGTTGGAACGCAATGGCAATGGTGTTGCGTGCCAATAAAGATACCAATGTTGGCGGCCATATTTCTTCATTTCAATCTGCGGCAACTTTATATGATGTGGGCTACAACCATTTTTGGCATGCACCATCAGCAGAGCATGGTGGCGACTTAATTTTTGTTCAGGGACATTCAGCACCAGGCGTTTATGCACGTGCCTATATGTTGGGTCGTTTAAGTGATGATCAACTCAATAACTTCCGCCAAGAAGTGGGTGGTAAAGGGATATCAAGTTATCCGCACCCTTGGTTAATGCCAGATTTTTGGCAGTTCCCAACCGTATCTATGGGTCTTGGACCCATTATGGCGATTTATCAAGCGCGTTTTATGAAGTACTTAAGAGATCGCGGCTTTATTCAGGAGCAAGGTCGCAAGGTATGGGCATTCCTCGGCGATGGTGAAACAGACGAGCCTGAATCTCTTGGTGCCATTGGTATGGCTGGACGTGAAAAGTTAGACAACCTTATTTTTGTCATTAACTGTAACTTGCAACGCTTGGATGGCCCGGTACGTGGTAACGGAAAAATTATTCAGGAGTTAGAGAGCGAGTTTCGTGGTGCAGGTTGGAATGTAATCAAGGTAGTGTGGGGCGGTCAGTGGGATGCGCTCTTTGCACGCGATAAGAAGGGTATCTTGATGCAACGTCTTGGCGAGATCGTTGACGGTCAGTACCAAACTATGAAGGCCAAAAATGGCGCCTATGTCCGTGAGACAGTATTTAATACTCCTGAACTCAAAGCTTTAGTAAGCGATTGGAGCGATGAGGAAATCTGGCAACTCAATCGTGGCGGACACGATCCTCACAAAGTGTATGCCGCCTTTCATGCAGCAGTAAATCACAAAGATCAACCCACAGTAATCTTGGCACATACTATTAAGGGTTACGGCATGGGCGGTTCTGGTGAGGCAATGAATATTGCGCACCAAGCGAAGAAGATGAATGATGACGACGTACGTCGTTTCAGAGATCGCTTCGAAATCCCAGTCAAAGATGAGGATCTGCCTGAAATGCCTTTAGTCAAATTTGCTGAAGGCAGTCCAGAGCTCGAGTACATGAAGGCGCGCCGCCAAGAGTTGGGTGGTTATCTACCGCAGCGCCGAGCCAAGGCGGAGAGCTTGCCTGTGCCAGCTTTGAATGCATTCGCTCCTTTGCTTGAAGCAACAACAGAAGGGCGCGAGATTTCAACGACGATGGCATTTGTGCGCATGCTCAATACGATTGTGCGTGATCAGACCATTGGCAAACGAGTAGTGCCGATTGTTCCAGACGAGTCACGTACCTTTGGTATGGAAGGCATGTTCCGTCAATTAGGTATTTGGAACCAATTAGGACAGCTCTACACACCAGAAGACCATGATCAATTGATGTTCTATAAAGAGGACAAGTCCGGCCAAATTTTGCAAGAAGGCATCAATGAAGCTGGTGGTATGTGTGATTGGATTGCCGCTGCTACGTCGTATTCAACACACGGTGTTCCGATGTTGCCGTTCTATATTTTCTATTCCATGTTTGGTTTCCAGCGGATTGGCGACTTAGCCTGGGCGGCAGGTGACATGCGTAGTCGCGGTTTCTTGCTTGGCGGTACGGCTGGTAGAACTACATTGAATGGCGAGGGACTACAACACGAAGATGGGCATAGTCATCTTTGGAGCGCTGCAGTGCCAAACTGCATTAGCTACGATCCAACCTTTGCTTTTGAATTAGCAGTAGTGATTCAGGATGGTATGCGTCGCATGCTAGAGGCTCAAGAGGATGTGTACTACTACGTCACGCTAATGAATGAAAACTACGCTCATCCAGCAATGCCCAAAGGTGTCGAAGGAGACATTATTAAGGGCATGTACAAATTGAAGTCTGTTGGTGACGATAAAGCGAAACTTCGTGTACAACTTTTAGGATCAGGCACCATCTTCCGTGAGGTAATTGAGGCTGCTGAGATACTGCAAAGAGATTGGGGTATCGCATCTGATTTATGGGGTTGCCCAAGCTTTACGGAGTTAGGCCGTGATTGGAATGCTGCACATCGCACCAATTTACTCAACCCAACTGTTACGCCAATGCTGTCCCATGTTGAGAAGTGTCTCAGAGATACGACGGGCCCAATTATTGCTGCTACAGATTATGTGCGCATGTTCGCTGAACAAATTCGTCCAGCAATTCAGCATATGGGTCGTCGCTATGAGGTGCTTGGTACCGATGGATTTGGTCGTTCAGATACTCGCGAGAAGCTACGTGACTTCTTTGAGGTAGATCGTCGCTGGGTTGTGATTACCGCATTGAGATCTTTGGTTGATTCTGGTCAGCTTGATCGTCAAAAACTGGCTGAGGCTATTAAGAAGTATGGCATCGACACTAACAAACCAAACCCGATGACGGTTTAA